Proteins found in one Camelus bactrianus isolate YW-2024 breed Bactrian camel chromosome X, ASM4877302v1, whole genome shotgun sequence genomic segment:
- the TCEAL4 gene encoding transcription elongation factor A protein-like 4 isoform X2, with protein MEKLCSENEGMPENPGKMENKEQPLDAGKPGVACTVEDKEKLENKGRIDHKGKIEDKEVLKDKEKPESEAKPREGKPVSQGKPENEGKPKEGKPESEGKAKEGKPASEPRAAGKRPAGDDVPRKAKRKTNKGLAQCLKEYKEAIHDMHLSNEEMIREFDEMARVEDEVKKTRQKLGGFMWMQKSLQDPFHPRGPRELRGGCRAPQRGFEDIPFV; from the coding sequence ATGGAAAAACTCTGCAGTGAAAATGAAGGAATGCCTGAGAACCCAGGaaagatggaaaacaaagaaCAGCCACTGGATGCGGGAAAGCCAGGAGTAGCTTGTACTGTGGAAGACAAGGAAAAGTTAGAAAACAAAGGAAGGATTGATCACAAGGGAAAGATAGAAGATAAGGAAGTACTAAAGGATAAGGAAAAGCCAGAGAGTGAGGCAAAGCCAAGAGAAGGAAAGCCAGTCAGCCAGGGAAAGCCAGAGAATGAGGGAAAACCAAAAGAAGGAAAACCAGAGAGCGAGGGAAAGGCAAAAGAAGGAAAGCCAGCCAGCGAACCAAGGGCTGCAGGAAAGCGCCCAGCTGGGGACGATGTACCCAGGAAGGCCAAAAGGAAAACCAATAAGGGGCTGGCTCAGTGTCTCAAGGAATACAAGGAGGCCATACACGATATGCATTTGAGCAATGAGGAGATGATAAGAGAATTTGACGAGATGGCTAGGGTGGAGGATGAAGTGAAGAAAACCAGACAGAAACTGGGGGGGTTTATGTGGATGCAAAAAAGTTTACAGGACCCTTTCCACCCCAGGGGCCCAAGGGAACTCAGGGGTGGCTGCAGGGCCCCACAAAGGGGCTTTGAAGACATTCCTTTTGTGTAA
- the TCEAL4 gene encoding transcription elongation factor A protein-like 4 isoform X1, translated as MGEDDGHGKKEGLRVRSSQHSARLEKEEEPVQNPRRKRRGHLNMEKLCSENEGMPENPGKMENKEQPLDAGKPGVACTVEDKEKLENKGRIDHKGKIEDKEVLKDKEKPESEAKPREGKPVSQGKPENEGKPKEGKPESEGKAKEGKPASEPRAAGKRPAGDDVPRKAKRKTNKGLAQCLKEYKEAIHDMHLSNEEMIREFDEMARVEDEVKKTRQKLGGFMWMQKSLQDPFHPRGPRELRGGCRAPQRGFEDIPFV; from the exons ATGGGGGAAGACGACGGGCACGGAAAGAAAGAAG GTCTGCGTGTCCGTTCTTCCCAGCACTCTGCTAGGCTAGAAAAGGAGGAGGAACCTGTCCAGAATCCCCGCAG gaaaaggaggggacaTCTCAACATGGAAAAACTCTGCAGTGAAAATGAAGGAATGCCTGAGAACCCAGGaaagatggaaaacaaagaaCAGCCACTGGATGCGGGAAAGCCAGGAGTAGCTTGTACTGTGGAAGACAAGGAAAAGTTAGAAAACAAAGGAAGGATTGATCACAAGGGAAAGATAGAAGATAAGGAAGTACTAAAGGATAAGGAAAAGCCAGAGAGTGAGGCAAAGCCAAGAGAAGGAAAGCCAGTCAGCCAGGGAAAGCCAGAGAATGAGGGAAAACCAAAAGAAGGAAAACCAGAGAGCGAGGGAAAGGCAAAAGAAGGAAAGCCAGCCAGCGAACCAAGGGCTGCAGGAAAGCGCCCAGCTGGGGACGATGTACCCAGGAAGGCCAAAAGGAAAACCAATAAGGGGCTGGCTCAGTGTCTCAAGGAATACAAGGAGGCCATACACGATATGCATTTGAGCAATGAGGAGATGATAAGAGAATTTGACGAGATGGCTAGGGTGGAGGATGAAGTGAAGAAAACCAGACAGAAACTGGGGGGGTTTATGTGGATGCAAAAAAGTTTACAGGACCCTTTCCACCCCAGGGGCCCAAGGGAACTCAGGGGTGGCTGCAGGGCCCCACAAAGGGGCTTTGAAGACATTCCTTTTGTGTAA